The Fusarium fujikuroi IMI 58289 draft genome, chromosome FFUJ_chr05 DNA segment AGTTGAGGCGAGGAGTATCGTAGAAAGTAGGCGAGAGTGACAGTCGGGAATGGATGGTTATAGTTATGGTTTGTCGTATGAGTGAGAACCATTGTCGCGGATTCGAGCAAATACTGGctcgtcaagaagaaaaaagaatcTTAGAGAAGCGACGTAGAAGAGGTCCAATTGATCAAGTGGCGATTGGCTTGACCTATCAATTGTGCAAAGAAGCCCTAAAACAAATCGTAGAGCTGATTGAATCCCCAATTCCTATCCCAATGAGCCCGTGAGCTCGATGATGCTCTTGGATCAAGTTGATCACTAAGAGGTTGGTGGTTGCGGAAAATTGAGCCGGCGCCTCGGCTTAAGCACCAGCACTTTCTTATCTCCGGGGGGCGTAGAGCCGGATATGGGAAATCGACAAGAGAGCAGTAAGACAAAGTCAGAAGCGGAGCTCGCAGCTATGTCGGGCCGCGAGAGAATTTACACAAGGGAAGAATAATACAGTAAAGAAGAGCTGATGATGGAGTGATCAAGTTTAGATCTGGAGACCCTCGCGACCTCGACAAGCGCAGAGCAGAACAGAGCAAGCAGCACGAGACTttggcagcggcagcagtaGCAGTACTCGACTGGTCTGGGCTTCTTTCTCCGCTGTGGAAGAATGAAAAAGAGGAGGAGCTTAGAAGAAAGTGGAGGCAAAAGGACGAGCAATCGGCTGATTGAGGTCGTTTTAGCCAATTaagagcttcttgatcaCGAAACTCACAAGTTTCCGATTGGGCCGTGATGAGGGGTCGGTTGATCTGGGGAGAGAATGTGGCGATTAACACGTGATGCTGTATCACAGCGTCATCAGACTGCAACACCAAGGCTCAGTGAGATGACGACAGTTCTGGGACTCACGATGCCACGGTGTAAGAGTATGACGAATCAATGTCACTTGGTCTGCACAATGACATAGCGTACATGGAAGTCAATATCTCCGTGTTAGGTCTACTTTTTGCCTAGAGATCGATTACACAGTTCTAATAAATCATCGTTATCCCATGAATTAATGAGTATCATCGCTAAACTCGCTAATATGCCCTAGAAGTTCCCTTGCCTGTATCTGAGAAAGGCATTTTGTAAAAACTCCAATTCTATCCATATATTCCAACCATGTTAAAGGTATTCCCAACGCCTCGCAAATGCATCGCGCATAAATCCATTATAATCCATTGCAATAGAATGTTCCCCTTACATGAGGAATTCACTTTCAGCAAAGTGCTTCAAAACAACCCAACCATCTGCGAAGCTTTCTTTATCCATGCGCACGACAATAGCCGCGTGACTATGTCGATGCTTCTGAATGTGAACAGGAAACTTGCGCCAACCAGCTGCATCCAAGTTCTCAATCATCTCGAACTGATCAGGGGTCAGCGCAAGCGTAGGCTGTCCTGGGGTCGACATTCTGCGCtctttcttcagcagcttgcgatcctcaacatcatagGCCAGATCATCTTCTGAATCTGACGCTGCCAGGTATTGCTGGTTCTGTGAGCTGTTAAGGACCTCGTAAGCTTGttcgacttcttctcggATCTCCTTAATCCGTAGGGGCATGCGGTACTGCTCGATCTTCAACCCAGCCTCTCCTGACTCGTGCGCCTTGATTCGATTGGCACTTCGGACTGTTTGGACGGCAGAGTTGGCGAGGAAGACAACAACTCCGATCGGAATTATAACACCGACTGTCACCATAAATGGGATGCTCTTGACCCacttcttgagagcttcgTAGTCTGTCAATAGGGTGTCTTGATGGAGTTTCGGTCGAAGCGCAATAGGATGGTCAGGGTCAAGAATCACACCCTCGTATCCCTCAAGGTAGTTCAGATTGACCTTTTCAAGGTCTGTATAAGGATCATGTTTGGTAATAGCGGATGTGTAGTGTACCACACTTCGATCGTTGACAATATTTGTGTACAGTGTACGGCGCTTAAACTTCTTAAGACCAGACATGAAGATAGAATCTGGATCGGCGAGCACTGCGAGAAGAGGTCGGTTGGTGTCGCGGAATTTATCGATGGTGAAAAGTTGGCGACCGGACATTGATAGCGTTCGGGCGCCGAGGACGTTCCAGACGTTGTTGAGCCATCCTTTAAGTGGCGTTCTCACTCCGAGATGGGGGGATGCAAATGTGGTAAAGTTCTGACAGGATTCCGTGTTAGTTCATCCAATCTTTTCCTCCTACTGTTCCCCTGAATGCGACGTGCGACTTACCATGCATTCGAGATCATCGAGAATTCCCTTCGCATAAAGCAAACCAACCGCATATCGCGAAACTAGACCTCCAAGCGAATATCCTGCAATACTCAACTTGGTGATCTTGCCTCCTTGCTCTTCAATGCTGCGCAACTTGTCCTCGATCTCTGCGCACACGCGCTCGCCACCAAGCTCAATGCCATCGTATGTGAAGTTGCCGcggttcttctcagcaggcAGGATATATAATTCGTCTTCGGAATATTCGTCACGCAAAGCCTTAGCAACATTGCGCATGTGACTTGGGTTTCCCCAAAGCTGTTTCTATGGTCAGCGCTGTATGACGTATAAGGATTGATCGTCAGGGGATGATGCTTACGCCGTGAACTAAAACACAGAGGTGAGTAGCCTTTGCGCTTCCGCCAGTaacatcttcaagaacaacaggTTTAGACATGGTGAAGGATGTGCGATGAAAGTAAAATGGCCagaataaaaaaagagaCTAATAAGGCAGAAAAGTTGCCAGTCTTTTTAAGAATAACTTAGTTGAGATTTCTCAGGAGATGCAGCCCTCAACGGAGTTTCGGATTGCGTAAAGTCGGGTTGTCTGAAGTCCGCTCAACTGCAAGAATACGGAGGCAGCACGGAGTTAAGCCGTTAAAGTCCCCACCAAAAGATCGATGACAACTATCGACGTCGACCAAACACGCGACAGTATATGCCGTTTTAGGAATACAATCTGGTTGCTGACAACGGTTTTTAACGAGTATTAATGCCGTGGGGCTGAATTGTGGGCGCGGTCGTGTGAAGCCATAACAGCAGAGGCTTCGTTCAGTCTTTATAGTTGCGGACTTATCGCAGtctataggtaggtagttacaCGATATCTCGGATAGATGTGAATTCCGACTACTGCCAATAGCTGGCTTCGGTTTAGATTGCATGGACTAACTGGTCTACGGATCTTACTTGATCTGTTTGATCGATCCTCAAATGTGGCGCTTTCCCACACCATCGCGGGTTGGTTCTAGATTTGGGAGAGCTGAATTCCTATCATGACGCCTACAAAGGGGTGCGAAACCGAGTGCGAGCCGTCTTTAGGGCATAAGTGCACTGAAAACAAGTTTGTCGTGAATGTAAGGAGAACCAGATCTGTTTCAGTATTTGTTCAAAACTAGTACACAGATAGTCAGCTGCTTTTTTACAGTTTGGTGGTTATTACTAAAGAACCAAGTCCATCCCTTTATTCAAGATGGTATGAAGCGTCATGGCGTGCATGAGCCTCTACAATCATGGCGGAGTTCAACA contains these protein-coding regions:
- a CDS encoding related to lipase/serine esterase, which encodes MSKPVVLEDVTGGSAKATHLCVLVHGLWGNPSHMRNVAKALRDEYSEDELYILPAEKNRGNFTYDGIELGGERVCAEIEDKLRSIEEQGGKITKLSIAGYSLGGLVSRYAVGLLYAKGILDDLECMNFTTFASPHLGVRTPLKGWLNNVWNVLGARTLSMSGRQLFTIDKFRDTNRPLLAVLADPDSIFMSGLKKFKRRTLYTNIVNDRSVVHYTSAITKHDPYTDLEKVNLNYLEGYEGVILDPDHPIALRPKLHQDTLLTDYEALKKWVKSIPFMVTVGVIIPIGVVVFLANSAVQTVRSANRIKAHESGEAGLKIEQYRMPLRIKEIREEVEQAYEVLNSSQNQQYLAASDSEDDLAYDVEDRKLLKKERRMSTPGQPTLALTPDQFEMIENLDAAGWRKFPVHIQKHRHSHAAIVVRMDKESFADGWVVLKHFAESEFLM